CATAGATGAATTGAAACGACTGCCGGAAAATAACCGATTCGTACGCGGCCTGGTCAGTTGGATCGGTTTTAAACAAACCGCTGTTGAATATGAGCGCGATGAGCGGCTCGCAGGCGAAACCAAGTATCCGCTAAAACGCATGATCAAGCTCAGTCTCGACGGGATCACATCCTTTTCGATTAAGCCGCTCAAGCTGGCAGGGTATATCGGCGCACTTCTATCCATGTCCGGCTTCCTGTATCTGATGTATGTATTGTTTCTTAACCTTTTCACCGATTCCTATGTGATGAAAGGCTGGTCATCCATGATTAGCATCAGCCTGATCTTCGACGGGGTGATTCTGATTATCCTCGGTATTATGGGTGAATATATTGGACGGATTTATGACGAAACCAAAGCGCGTCCACTCTACATTGTCCGTGAGCGTCTGGGTGGACAATACGATAACGGTCCGACGCATGCTATGAAGGTTCCTGAACAACGCGACTCCCTGTACATGCAAGGAGCCCGTGACAGTCTGATTTCGGGTGCACGTACAGTACGCGGCAACAGCGCGGTATATACTGAACCCAAATCCGGCCATGGAGCCTAACCCATGAAAAGTCACATGGCCCAGCTGCTTCCTATGATCCGATTTGGCATCGTAGGTCTGGTGAATACGGGTGTAGATTATATCATTTTCATGCTGCTGGCTTGGACTGGAGTGCCGGTCGTGGTGGCGCAGATCATTTCGTACAGCTGCGGCACAGCCAACAGTTATATTTTGAACAGCAAATGGACATTCAGCAAACAACAAGCAAACAACACAAGCAAAGGTCAGTTACTCAGATTTATCGTCATCAACCTCATCGTATTGGGGATAACCTCCTTATTACTCCAAGTGCTTCACACTAAAACCGAGCTGCCGCTTGCTTTAGGCAAGCTGATCGCCACTGCAGCCGGAATGATCATCAATTATATCGGGAGCCGATACTGGGTGTTCGGTTCCCCATCCTGAAAGGAAAGTGAGTCCCTATGAGAAAAATTACAAAAGCCGTTATTCCTGCCGCCGGTTTAGGTACCCGTTTCTTGCCAGCTACGAAAGCTTTGCCAAAAGAAATGCTTCCCATCGTAGACAAACCAGCGATTCAATATATCGTAGAAGAAGCCATCAAATCCGGAATTGAGAGCATCATTATCGTTACGGGGCGTAATAAAAAAGCCATCGAAGACCATTTTGACAAGTCCGTAGAGCTGGAGCAAGTACTGGAGAGCAAGGGTAAATATGATCTCCTGCGTGAAGTACAAAGCATCGGGGGCAAAGCAGTCATTCATTATATCCGTCAAAAAGAACCCCTAGGGTTGGGGCACGCGGTACGCTGCGCCCGTCAGTTCATTGGCGATGAGCCCTTCGCCGTGTTACTGGGCGATGATATTATGAATTCCTCCACTCCGGCGATTCGTCAAATGATGGATGTATACGAAGCCACTGGCAAGCAAGTGGTCGGCGTGCGTACAGTGGAAGAACAGGATGTAAGTAAATACGGCATTATTGACTCTATCCGCCAGAATGGTCTTATTCATGAAGTCGGCGGGCTTGTTGAAAAACCCGCTCCAGCAGATGCTCCTTCGCGACAGGCCGTCATTGGTCGCTATGTATTGGAGCCTTCTATTTTCTCCATATTAGAGAACATGTCGACTGGAGCGGGCGGTGAATACCAATTGACAGATGCTCTGCATCAAGTAGCATTGCAGAACCAACTGCTCGCATTGGAGCTGGAGGGCACACGCTATGATATTGGTGATAAAGCCGGCTATCTGGAAGCGGTGCTCCACATGGGCATGCAGCGCGAAGATTTACGTCCAATGCTTGACTCTATGATGCGTGAGTGGGCGCTTGCTTCAATGATAAAATAGGAGACTTTCCTCCACCGAAATCCGATGATGTTGTGAAAACACAAAAGTAGCTGGTTAAGCACATAAACTTGTACAATGTAAGAGTACAGAACATCGGAATTTGTTCGGTCGCCCGGCCGAAGCTAAGGAGGAAAAGACCCTATGATTCCTGAGGGAAATCTGCAAAGTAATGTGGATCGTTTCAATGGCTTTGCCGACAACTACGATCAGCACCGTCCAGAAGCGCCATCACTCGTGGTGGAAATCATCAGCCGCTATCTGGATCGGAACGTAGAGCTAGTTGCCGATATTGGCTGCGGTACCGGACTTTCAACTTTCATATGGAAAGACAGCGCTCAGCGAATCGTCGGCATCGAGCCTAACCCGGACATGAGAGGAATAGCGCAGCGCAAGCTGGAGAGAGCAGGAACGACAATGGCAGGAGCTATTTCCTTCGAGAGCGGGTTCTCCAACAACCTGCCCTTTGAGGACAGCACTGTAGACGTCATTACCTGCTCTCAATCCTTTCACTGGATGGACCCCGAGAGCACGCTTCAGGAAGCAGGCAGGGTCTTGGCTCAAGGCGGTGTGTTTGCAGCCTTTGACTGTGACTGGCCTCCAGTGCTGCAATGGCAGATCGAGCAAGCTTATACAGAGCTTATCACCAAAGCAGATGCCACTTTGGAACAGGAAGCGCCAGTAGAGCAACGAGCTCATAAATGGAGTAAGGATCAGCATCTAGCTAATCTGCACCGCAGCGGACAATTTCGCTATACTCGGGAGATTGTCTTCCACAATCGTGAGCAATGTGACGCTGCTCGTTATACTGGGCTCGCTCTTAGCCAAGGGGGGATTCAGAGTCTTTTCAAACTTGGCAATCGAACGCTTGACGACGATATAGCTCGCTTCGTGAAGCTGGTAGAGAATCATTTTGAAGGCAGAACACTGGATATCCTGTTCAGCTATCGTATGAGACTCGGCATCAAATAGAACGGAACCAAAATTGTCGTGATCATATTCTCTTCGGCTCAAGCAAAAAAAGACTCTCCTTGTCTCGTGAAAGCGAGTACGTAGGTGAGTCTTTTTTCTTTCAATACATTTCTACTACAATTTCCGTACAATCTCTAGTAGTAGTGTAGTTTTGCTGCGTCTTCTCTTAAGAAGAGTGGACAGCTAGAATGTGCGCCAACCGATCAGGATAGTCTGTGATGATGCCGTTCACTCCGGCCTCCAGCAGACGCTCCATTTCTTCCGGCTCATTCACCGTCCATGGGTGGTAGACGACACCTAATGCCAAAGCCTCAGACACAGCTTCTGGTGTAACCACTTGCTTATAGGCATGAAGTGCTGTAACCCCAAACTGGGTTGCATACTCCGCTGGGCGAACCATAATTTCAATATACAGCGCTCCCGTCTTGATCTCAGGGGCAATCTGCACACAGAGCGCGAGCGATTCGTGATTGAAGCTGGATAAGATCACCCGCTCTTCCAATCCAAAACGCTTCACAGCGGCAATAACCTCTTCCTCCATCCCTGGATAGAGATGAACACTATTTTTCAATTCCAGATTAATAATGGTATCCGAGGACTGGGCCAGTTCCAATAACTCATCCAGCATCGGTACCCGCTCACCTCGGAATTTCTCATCAAACCAACTGCCTGCGTCCAGTTTATTTAATTCTTCCAGCGTGATATCTCTTACATCTAGTGGACAGCCTGTCGTGCGCTCCAGCGACTCATCGTGAATTAGCACCAAATGCCCATCTTGGGTACGCTGCACATCCGTTTCAATACCCGTTGCTCCCAGTTCTAACGCATGGCGGAAAGCCACCATCGTATTTTCAGGACATACCCCTGAAGCTCCGCGATGTGCAAAATTAATCACCTTCTGGGTCATAGTCACGATCTAATCCCTCCTGTCATTTCAAACAAGAACATTGTAATCGTTCATTGTTTTGGCTGTATAAAATATTCGCCACAGCTGCCTGTTCTTCTACACTGGTTGAACGATCCTCCCGATCCAATCCGTATAAAATGTATTCCCATTCCGTCGATCAAATTCGGCTGCTGCTGACTCTGCCAGAGGTTTAAAATATGCGATGATCTCTTCTAATGTACGTTCCTGTTTGCCCCATTCAAAAGACGCAGGCATCCGAATCAAACGAAGTTTGCTCGAAGTATCCAGCTTTTGCAGCAACCCCACCATCGCTGCGTAAAAATACATTTGCTCCAATCCGCTCTCATAGTCCAGTGCGATGTGCAAATGACGTTCCACCACTCCGATGCCTTCAATCGGATTTGCAACTGTCAAATACTC
This window of the Paenibacillus polymyxa genome carries:
- a CDS encoding GtrA family protein encodes the protein MKSHMAQLLPMIRFGIVGLVNTGVDYIIFMLLAWTGVPVVVAQIISYSCGTANSYILNSKWTFSKQQANNTSKGQLLRFIVINLIVLGITSLLLQVLHTKTELPLALGKLIATAAGMIINYIGSRYWVFGSPS
- the galU gene encoding UTP--glucose-1-phosphate uridylyltransferase GalU, which encodes MRKITKAVIPAAGLGTRFLPATKALPKEMLPIVDKPAIQYIVEEAIKSGIESIIIVTGRNKKAIEDHFDKSVELEQVLESKGKYDLLREVQSIGGKAVIHYIRQKEPLGLGHAVRCARQFIGDEPFAVLLGDDIMNSSTPAIRQMMDVYEATGKQVVGVRTVEEQDVSKYGIIDSIRQNGLIHEVGGLVEKPAPADAPSRQAVIGRYVLEPSIFSILENMSTGAGGEYQLTDALHQVALQNQLLALELEGTRYDIGDKAGYLEAVLHMGMQREDLRPMLDSMMREWALASMIK
- a CDS encoding glycerophosphodiester phosphodiesterase, yielding MTMTQKVINFAHRGASGVCPENTMVAFRHALELGATGIETDVQRTQDGHLVLIHDESLERTTGCPLDVRDITLEELNKLDAGSWFDEKFRGERVPMLDELLELAQSSDTIINLELKNSVHLYPGMEEEVIAAVKRFGLEERVILSSFNHESLALCVQIAPEIKTGALYIEIMVRPAEYATQFGVTALHAYKQVVTPEAVSEALALGVVYHPWTVNEPEEMERLLEAGVNGIITDYPDRLAHILAVHSS
- a CDS encoding class I SAM-dependent methyltransferase, whose translation is MIPEGNLQSNVDRFNGFADNYDQHRPEAPSLVVEIISRYLDRNVELVADIGCGTGLSTFIWKDSAQRIVGIEPNPDMRGIAQRKLERAGTTMAGAISFESGFSNNLPFEDSTVDVITCSQSFHWMDPESTLQEAGRVLAQGGVFAAFDCDWPPVLQWQIEQAYTELITKADATLEQEAPVEQRAHKWSKDQHLANLHRSGQFRYTREIVFHNREQCDAARYTGLALSQGGIQSLFKLGNRTLDDDIARFVKLVENHFEGRTLDILFSYRMRLGIK
- a CDS encoding glycosyltransferase family 2 protein, with amino-acid sequence MSEPIRYSIVIPMYNEEAVITETYRRLKQVMGSMGEPYELIFVNDGSSDRSVQLIKEFSLRDDTIVLIDFSRNFGHQLAITAGMDYAVGEAVVVIDADLQDPPELIVEMANKWKEGYEVVYAKRLKRNGETRFKKWSASLFYRVLKASTDINIPVDTGDFRLMDRKVIDELKRLPENNRFVRGLVSWIGFKQTAVEYERDERLAGETKYPLKRMIKLSLDGITSFSIKPLKLAGYIGALLSMSGFLYLMYVLFLNLFTDSYVMKGWSSMISISLIFDGVILIILGIMGEYIGRIYDETKARPLYIVRERLGGQYDNGPTHAMKVPEQRDSLYMQGARDSLISGARTVRGNSAVYTEPKSGHGA